The following proteins come from a genomic window of Ictalurus furcatus strain D&B chromosome 14, Billie_1.0, whole genome shotgun sequence:
- the LOC128618471 gene encoding CMP-N-acetylneuraminate-beta-galactosamide-alpha-2,3-sialyltransferase 1-like: protein MNKVNEKSGCSVKHINALFLPGTICKSLVYFGIRTTKFQVRVIYLAVWMVFLLVFVRVDFRFSLDDFIDVTERVCGCTSCIMDPQEDPWFMERYDSRVPKLMNRTNSNISALTYNWWMRLQPSRSLNLSDVVEPLFSLFRDEEHYSDSGPNRCRTCAVVGNSANLIRSHYGAMIDAHDFVFRMNHGPTQGYERDVGLKTTHRAIYPESAVDLDNSTHLVLLPFKVLDLQWLISVFTTKNITRTYRAVKPTINANKDKVMIINPEFIRYVYERWLMKNGKYPSTGFIILMLAVHICDQVNVFGFGASANGRWYHYFDHWHRQSIHAGVHRGGVEYDVILKLEQQQRIKMYKGW from the exons ATGAATAAAGTTAATGAAAAATCAGGCTGCAGCGTGAAACACATCAACGCACTATTCCTCCCTGGCACAATCTGCAAAAGTCTCGTTTATTTTgg CATCCGGACGACGAAATTCCAGGTTCGTGTCATTTACCTGGCCGTGTGGATGGTCTTCCTGCTTGTGTTCGTCCGAGTCGATTTCAGATTTAGTTTGGACGATTTCATCGATGTCACTGAGCGGGTGTGCGGGTGCACGAGCTGCATAATGGACCCACAGGAAGATCCGTGGTTCATGGAGCGCTACGACAGCCGGGTGCCAAAACTTATGAACAGGACCAACAGTAATATCAGCGCACTCACATATAACTGGTGGATG AGGCTCCAACCGTCCCGATCACTGAATCTCAGTGACGTCGTGGAACCTCTGTTCTCACTGTTTCGTGATGAGGAACACTACAGTGACTCTGGTCCTAACCGCTGTAGAACCTGCGCTGTGGTCGGCAACTCGGCCAACTTGATTAGATCCCATTATGGTGCTATGATAGATGCTCACGACTTTGTTTTCAG GATGAATCATGGTCCAACCCAAGGCTATGAGAGGGATGTTGGGTTAAAGACCACACACAGGGCAATTTATCCAGAGAGCGCTGTAGACTTGGACAACTCCACCCATCTAGTCCTGCTGCCTTTTAAAGTTTTGGATCTGCAGTGGCTCATTAGTGTTTTCACCACCAAAAACATTACACG TACATATCGTGCAGTGAAACCTACAATAAACGCGAACAAAGATAAG GTGATGATCATTAATCCTGAGTTTATAAGATACGTCTACGAAAGATGGTTGATGAAAAACGGGAAATATCCATCCACTGGCTTCATCATACTCATGTTGGCCGTGCACATCTGTGACCAG GTGAATGTATTTGGATTTGGGGCCAGTGCAAATGGACGATGGTACCATTACTTTGACCACTGGCATCGTCAGTCCATTCATGCAGGTGTACACAGAGGGGGAGTTGAATATGATGTCATCCTGAAACTTGAGCAGCAACAGAGGATCAAAATGTATAAAGGATGGTGA